The Methanosphaera sp. BMS genome contains a region encoding:
- a CDS encoding CTP synthase, translating into MINLSKYIVVTGGVVSSIGKGITSASIGRILRSYGVNVTAIKIDPYLNWDSGTLNPYQHGEVYVTDDGMECDLDLGHYERFLDVGLSGKANITTGKVYSSVIEKERKGEYLGSCVQIIPHITDEIKLMIRDIAKQTKAEVVMVEVGGTVGDIESQPFIEALRQFSHEEGHDNCMFVHVTYVPYLKAAKEFKTKPTQHSTKELRGLGINPDMIVCRSELLLDSKLKEKIAHFCDVSIDAVINTPDAHSIYEVPLTMYSENVGDYIINRLKIDAPDKADLYDWSQIVEDLKIEAPKVKIGVVGKYIELEDAYISIREALKHAGADNKVKVDIDWIKADNDYNLDLLSQYDGLLIPGGFGERGIGGKIEAVKYAIKNKIPIFGICLGLHAMAIAIAQLNGESEANSTEFDKDTPCPVIDMMEEQKKINNMGGTMRLGAYPCKIAEGTIAYEAYKETEVSERHRHRYEVNNEYKDFLIDSGVVISGTSPDDFLVEMIELKDHPWFLGCQFHPEFKSRPNDTHPIFKSFIKAAKDHKEHKF; encoded by the coding sequence TTGATAAATTTGTCAAAATATATTGTAGTAACTGGTGGTGTTGTAAGTTCCATTGGAAAAGGAATTACATCAGCATCTATTGGTAGAATTTTAAGATCATATGGAGTAAATGTAACCGCTATTAAAATAGACCCATATCTTAACTGGGATTCAGGTACATTAAATCCATATCAGCACGGCGAAGTATATGTAACTGATGATGGAATGGAATGTGACCTTGACCTCGGTCACTATGAAAGATTCCTGGATGTAGGCCTATCAGGTAAGGCAAACATTACCACAGGTAAAGTATATTCATCAGTAATAGAAAAAGAACGAAAAGGGGAATATTTAGGTTCTTGTGTTCAGATTATTCCACACATCACAGATGAAATCAAGCTGATGATACGTGACATAGCAAAACAAACCAAAGCAGAAGTTGTAATGGTTGAAGTTGGTGGAACGGTAGGGGACATTGAAAGTCAACCGTTTATTGAAGCATTAAGACAGTTCAGCCATGAGGAAGGTCATGACAACTGTATGTTTGTACATGTAACGTATGTGCCATACCTAAAGGCTGCCAAGGAGTTTAAAACCAAGCCAACACAACACAGTACCAAGGAGTTAAGGGGACTGGGTATTAATCCTGATATGATTGTATGCAGGTCAGAACTACTTCTTGACTCAAAATTGAAGGAAAAAATAGCACACTTCTGTGACGTGTCAATAGACGCTGTAATCAACACGCCAGATGCCCATTCAATATATGAAGTACCTTTAACCATGTACTCAGAAAACGTTGGAGACTACATCATAAACAGACTGAAAATAGATGCTCCTGACAAGGCTGACCTATATGATTGGAGTCAGATAGTTGAAGACTTGAAAATCGAGGCTCCTAAAGTTAAAATCGGTGTCGTCGGTAAGTACATTGAATTGGAGGATGCATATATCAGTATAAGGGAAGCACTTAAACATGCAGGTGCAGACAATAAGGTCAAGGTTGACATTGACTGGATTAAGGCGGACAATGACTATAACCTTGACCTGTTAAGCCAATATGATGGACTGTTAATACCTGGCGGTTTCGGTGAAAGGGGTATTGGCGGTAAGATAGAAGCCGTCAAGTACGCCATCAAAAACAAGATACCGATCTTTGGTATTTGTCTGGGACTTCATGCCATGGCCATAGCTATAGCCCAGCTTAACGGTGAAAGTGAAGCAAACAGTACAGAATTTGATAAGGACACCCCATGTCCTGTAATTGACATGATGGAAGAACAGAAGAAAATCAACAATATGGGTGGTACAATGAGATTAGGTGCTTATCCATGTAAGATTGCCGAAGGTACAATAGCATATGAGGCATATAAGGAAACAGAAGTGTCCGAAAGACACAGACATAGGTATGAAGTAAACAATGAATACAAGGATTTCCTTATTGATTCCGGCGTTGTGATATCCGGTACTTCACCTGATGACTTCCTGGTTGAAATGATTGAACTTAAAGATCATCCATGGTTTTTGGGTTGTCAGTTCCATCCTGAGTTCAAGTCCCGTCCAAATGATACCCATCCAATATTCAAGTCATTTATCAAGGCCGCTAAGGACCATAAGGAACATAAATTCTAA
- a CDS encoding prepilin peptidase, which translates to MTLTIKIIALIILFSGVVIASISDYKTLTISNKLTFSMFIVGLTLGTIFYLNNDILDLLYYYLSILLVFVFVYILWKIGLWAGGDVKLLTGMSTLLCVDYLDILPKFSLWGYSFPFYGSMLFIPTMSVIVNSVLSIVPIIMCIIIYEIIKNKPYLMKDIISTGDLINLVTTLNIFGIYFLINNIVNIDNIIANIIILLFLSFAVNKLSKRVRNIIIPMTIILLIMNVIHENIQLYLIETIIILCIVLIKNVMKNDLIKQVLSREVTLDNLSESMILSYSLIRYDDKYFFDKRGLKEKILQKEDYEYIITQKAHGLTIEDISLLKHLHKKGVIGNKVLIKRSVAFAPFILSGLIVTLTIGNTYLLIKDLLGVII; encoded by the coding sequence ATGACTTTAACCATTAAAATTATCGCTTTAATCATTCTATTTTCAGGAGTAGTTATAGCATCGATTAGCGATTATAAGACTCTTACCATCAGCAACAAATTGACATTTTCCATGTTTATTGTTGGCTTAACACTGGGAACTATCTTTTATTTGAATAATGACATCCTCGACCTATTGTATTATTATTTATCCATTTTATTAGTGTTTGTATTTGTCTACATATTATGGAAAATCGGATTATGGGCAGGTGGTGATGTAAAGCTGCTTACCGGAATGTCCACACTCTTGTGTGTCGACTATCTGGATATTCTTCCCAAGTTTAGCCTATGGGGATATTCATTTCCATTTTATGGAAGCATGCTTTTTATTCCCACAATGTCTGTGATTGTCAACAGTGTACTATCAATAGTGCCGATTATAATGTGCATCATCATATATGAAATAATTAAAAACAAGCCTTATTTAATGAAAGATATTATAAGTACAGGTGATTTAATTAATCTGGTAACTACTTTAAACATATTTGGAATATACTTTTTAATAAATAACATAGTCAATATAGATAACATCATAGCAAATATTATAATTCTATTATTTCTTTCATTTGCAGTAAACAAATTATCAAAAAGAGTCCGGAATATCATTATTCCCATGACAATCATCTTATTAATCATGAATGTAATCCATGAAAACATACAGCTATATCTTATAGAGACGATAATCATATTATGTATAGTTTTGATTAAAAACGTTATGAAAAATGACCTCATCAAGCAGGTACTCAGCCGTGAAGTTACCTTAGATAACTTATCGGAGTCCATGATACTTTCATACAGCCTCATCAGATATGACGACAAATACTTCTTTGATAAAAGAGGCCTGAAGGAAAAAATTTTACAAAAAGAGGATTATGAGTACATCATTACACAGAAGGCACACGGCTTGACGATAGAGGACATATCCCTACTAAAACATTTACATAAAAAGGGAGTTATAGGCAATAAAGTTCTGATTAAGCGTTCCGTAGCATTTGCTCCGTTCATATTGAGTGGCTTGATTGTTACGTTGACGATAGGAAACACTTATCTTCTGATTAAAGATTTATTGGGAGTGATTATATGA
- the cysE gene encoding serine O-acetyltransferase produces MFERIKEDIETVFSNDPAAKSTIEVVLCYPGLHALWFHKIAHWFWVRNHKLIGRFISHLNRFFTGIEIHPGAQIGRRFFIDHGMGVVIGETTIVGDDVLLYKGVVLGGTSLEAKKRHPTIGDNVVVGTNAIVLGDITIGKNCKIGAGSVVTKPAPPNSTIVGIPGKTLQSIKEENKHVHDLEHGKIPDPITDILNTLIQRQEELERIVYHENRNEEDRKIMYNELKELANGTDTKEDKSE; encoded by the coding sequence ATGTTTGAAAGAATTAAAGAGGATATAGAAACCGTATTTTCAAATGATCCTGCAGCAAAAAGCACAATAGAAGTCGTGCTATGCTATCCGGGATTACATGCATTATGGTTTCATAAAATAGCCCATTGGTTCTGGGTAAGAAATCATAAACTAATAGGTAGATTTATATCCCACTTAAACAGATTTTTTACAGGTATAGAAATACATCCAGGTGCACAAATCGGCAGAAGATTCTTCATAGACCATGGAATGGGTGTAGTTATCGGGGAAACAACAATAGTAGGCGATGACGTACTGTTATATAAGGGTGTAGTGCTGGGTGGTACAAGCCTGGAAGCCAAAAAAAGACACCCTACAATAGGAGATAATGTAGTCGTAGGTACAAATGCAATAGTGCTGGGAGACATAACAATAGGGAAAAACTGTAAGATAGGAGCAGGTTCCGTAGTGACAAAGCCCGCACCACCAAATTCAACAATTGTAGGCATACCCGGAAAAACACTACAATCCATCAAGGAAGAAAACAAGCATGTACACGACTTGGAACACGGTAAAATACCTGACCCTATAACGGATATACTAAACACGCTCATCCAGAGACAGGAAGAATTAGAACGAATAGTATATCATGAAAACAGAAATGAAGAAGATAGAAAAATAATGTATAATGAATTAAAAGAACTTGCAAACGGCACAGATACCAAAGAAGATAAAAGTGAATAA
- the cysK gene encoding cysteine synthase A: MENIRILKKPIANDITETIGNTPLVRLNKLAKDIDADVLVKIEAFNPVSSVKDRVAVNLIESAEKSGKINKDTVLIEPTSGNTGIGLAFAAAAKGYKLKILLPENFSEERKKLIKIFGAELIETPASKGIPGAIEEANRIHEEIENSYILQQFENPANPEIHRLLTGPEIYEDTDGNVDIVVSAAGTGGTATGIAQAIKELKDDFQVVAVEAASSPVLSGGQKGPHKIQGISPGFVPENTDLDIIDEVFTVEDEDAGKTTIRLAQEEGILVGISSGSAVYAALEIAKRPENKGKTIVAILADTGERYLSVDWLSDLYN, from the coding sequence ATAGAGAACATAAGAATTCTTAAAAAGCCAATAGCAAATGACATTACCGAAACAATAGGAAACACACCGTTGGTAAGATTAAACAAACTGGCAAAAGATATCGACGCAGATGTACTGGTAAAAATAGAAGCATTCAACCCAGTAAGCAGCGTTAAAGATAGAGTAGCCGTAAATCTAATTGAAAGTGCCGAAAAATCAGGAAAAATAAACAAGGACACCGTACTTATAGAACCAACAAGTGGAAACACCGGAATAGGACTGGCATTTGCAGCAGCAGCAAAAGGCTACAAACTAAAAATATTACTGCCTGAAAACTTCTCCGAAGAAAGAAAGAAACTGATAAAAATTTTCGGAGCCGAACTGATAGAAACACCTGCATCCAAAGGAATACCAGGAGCAATAGAAGAGGCAAATAGAATACATGAAGAAATAGAAAATTCATACATTCTACAGCAATTCGAAAACCCTGCAAACCCAGAGATACACAGATTACTAACAGGACCTGAAATATATGAAGATACAGATGGAAATGTGGATATAGTGGTATCAGCGGCAGGAACAGGTGGAACTGCAACAGGAATAGCCCAGGCAATCAAAGAACTGAAAGATGACTTCCAAGTTGTAGCAGTTGAAGCGGCATCAAGTCCTGTCTTGAGTGGAGGACAAAAAGGTCCACACAAAATACAGGGAATAAGTCCCGGATTCGTACCTGAAAACACCGATTTGGACATTATCGATGAAGTATTCACGGTAGAGGATGAAGATGCGGGAAAAACAACCATAAGACTAGCACAGGAAGAGGGAATACTTGTAGGAATATCCTCAGGAAGTGCAGTATATGCAGCACTGGAAATAGCAAAAAGACCTGAAAACAAGGGTAAAACAATAGTAGCAATACTTGCTGATACAGGAGAAAGATATTTGAGCGTAGACTGGTTATCAGATTTATATAATTAA
- a CDS encoding flippase, protein MSVTARVIKNSSLLMMASLINNVMTFILTLFTARYLGTHDFGLISSATSLVGVFGIFCDLGLSTYAIREVSRNKELTGVYFGTTLLFRVIFTLITFVIYVVFVSNSNFSGDGTIVMLLFGLYMVFNSFATFYYSLFQSNEKMKYQTIGNVIYSTSVLLIILVIIYQGSNVTIVAAGYPIAMFLSCLYSTYIALRYYPKFKLSFDRLFVKNLFVKGIPFGITAVFTSIYFWISLIILTFMSGSIAVGLFSSAQKLLLVLSSIFTLFNNAVFPIMSDLYTTDRDKLIDLYHKIMKYMLMLGMAVAVGCCIFSEDIITLVYGVEYIEASTSLTILIWAGVFMFLTSVCSTLLGAINKQFTVTKIAGIGAFVSVVLNYLMISNFSYYGASYSTVITEFSILSLMLLVLYKTEFKLNLAESVVPIIQIIISNIIMAVVLIYLNQSFIVSVPIAVVVYVIALFITKAISNEDRQIVLDLLSSFKK, encoded by the coding sequence ATGAGTGTTACAGCAAGAGTTATAAAGAATTCAAGTTTATTGATGATGGCCAGTCTGATAAATAATGTCATGACATTTATTCTAACATTATTTACTGCCAGATACCTGGGTACTCATGATTTTGGATTAATCTCCTCTGCTACTTCATTGGTGGGTGTATTCGGTATATTCTGTGATTTGGGATTATCCACCTATGCCATACGTGAAGTATCCAGAAACAAGGAGTTAACCGGTGTTTATTTTGGTACGACATTGCTGTTTAGGGTAATATTTACATTAATTACATTTGTAATATATGTCGTATTCGTATCAAACAGTAACTTTAGTGGTGACGGAACCATTGTAATGCTATTGTTTGGTTTATACATGGTCTTCAATTCTTTTGCAACATTTTATTACTCATTATTCCAGAGTAATGAGAAGATGAAGTATCAGACCATAGGTAACGTGATATACAGTACGTCCGTACTTTTGATTATACTGGTTATCATATATCAGGGAAGTAATGTGACAATCGTTGCTGCAGGTTATCCTATTGCAATGTTCTTGTCATGTTTGTATTCCACATATATAGCATTACGCTATTATCCTAAGTTTAAGTTGTCATTCGACAGGTTGTTTGTAAAGAATCTCTTCGTGAAGGGTATTCCATTTGGTATCACGGCGGTATTTACGTCGATATACTTCTGGATATCCCTTATAATATTGACGTTCATGTCCGGCAGTATAGCAGTGGGACTATTCAGTTCGGCTCAAAAGCTGCTTTTGGTATTGTCATCGATATTCACGCTGTTTAACAATGCGGTATTTCCGATAATGAGTGACTTGTATACCACAGATAGGGATAAGCTTATCGACTTGTATCATAAGATTATGAAGTATATGCTGATGCTTGGTATGGCGGTTGCCGTAGGATGCTGTATCTTCTCTGAGGATATCATCACACTGGTTTATGGTGTCGAGTATATTGAAGCTTCAACGTCATTGACCATACTCATATGGGCCGGCGTATTCATGTTTCTTACAAGCGTATGTTCCACATTACTTGGTGCCATCAATAAACAGTTTACGGTTACAAAGATTGCCGGTATAGGTGCATTTGTCAGTGTCGTGTTAAATTATCTGATGATTAGCAATTTCTCCTATTATGGTGCAAGTTATTCCACGGTTATCACCGAGTTTAGCATTCTGTCATTGATGCTGTTGGTATTATACAAGACCGAGTTTAAATTAAACCTCGCGGAATCTGTTGTTCCGATTATTCAGATTATAATATCCAATATAATAATGGCGGTTGTCTTGATTTACTTAAATCAGTCATTTATCGTATCGGTGCCTATTGCTGTGGTGGTATATGTGATTGCATTGTTTATAACCAAGGCAATCAGTAACGAGGATCGTCAGATAGTATTGGACTTGCTGTCATCATTTAAGAAATAA